In Cataglyphis hispanica isolate Lineage 1 chromosome 22, ULB_Chis1_1.0, whole genome shotgun sequence, a single window of DNA contains:
- the LOC126857637 gene encoding venom allergen 5-like — MMFTEKNVGFLLITVMCLLVIHCNASCIGKTLLRSGGISCEEKQIILDEHNRLRQLVALGQIHGQPGAANMMEMIWDDELAAIAQRWADRCTKSHDNLRNVRRFAVGQNIAHSWTTRPPGPYDGEPNWRRQISGWFNEVQYYHSGYSKMTGHYTQLVWSDTFLLGCGYSFYYDPARGYTKNYVCNYGPSGNVFGYQPYQSGQPACGNYGMFYSNRYAGLCSRGNYYHLGALCVYG, encoded by the exons ATGATGTTCACCGAGAAGAACGTCGGTTTTCTCCTAATAACTGTCATGTGTCTCCTAGTGATACACTGCAATGCTTCATGCATAGGAAAGACTCTACTGA gATCCGGTGGTATATCGTGCGAAGAGAAACAGATTATCCTGGACGAACACAATCGATTGAGGCAACTAGTGGCACTGGGGCAGATACATGGTCAACCTGGCGCAGCGAATATGATGGAGATG ATATGGGACGATGAACTTGCTGCGATAGCACAAAGATGGGCGGATCGTTGCACCAAGTCACATGACAATTTAAGAAATGTTc GTAGATTTGCGGTAGGACAAAACATCGCTCACTCATGGACGACTAGGCCCCCGGGACCTTACGATGGTGAGCCGAATTGGAGACGGCAAATTTCTGGATGGTTCAATGAGGTACAATACTATCATTCCGGTTATAGCAAAATGACAGGACACTACACACAG CTGGTGTGGAGCGACACTTTCCTGCTGGGATGCGGATATTCGTTTTACTACGACCCTGCTCGCGGGTACACCAAGAATTACGTATGCAACTACGGGCCGAG cGGGAACGTATTCGGTTATCAACCTTATCAATCAGGTCAACCTGCATGCGGCAATTATGGAATGTTCTACAGCAACAGATATGCTGGATTATGTT CTCGTGGAAATTATTATCACCTCGGAGCTCTATGTGTATATGGAtag
- the LOC126857767 gene encoding LOW QUALITY PROTEIN: venom allergen 5-like (The sequence of the model RefSeq protein was modified relative to this genomic sequence to represent the inferred CDS: inserted 2 bases in 2 codons), translating to MIFSHVSQSCDRNXIFYEKCQTEGLRQLCKLHRFKYLIQVCFVNFIISRIHANPRCQNMEILENEDMTCDIRDILDTHNRLRQSIAERSINAQPPAANMREQYWDFELASGAQNWANQCTFSHNDEKDREIDTYNLVKNKLPYIVGNCSYDSSLKISDKYPNLCDIKDVLVSCPKNNVEEICSDKRSVSVGNGLKFLNVYCNIRKDNSLIYQXKKSICSRKM from the exons atgattttttcacATGTTAGTCAATCGTGTgatagaa aaattttttatgagaaatgcCAAACAGAAGGTTTGAgacaattatgtaaattgcACAGATTTAAATACTTGATACAAGTTTGtttcgttaattttattatttcaagaataCACGCTAATCCAAGATGTCAGAATATGGAAATACTag AAAACGAGGATATGACGTGCGACATACGTGATATTCTCGACACTCATAACAGACTACGACAGTCTATCGCCGAGAGATCAATTAATGCTCAACCACCTGCTGCCAATATgcgcga gcagTATTGGGACTTCGAACTTGCGTCCGGTGCTCAGAATTGGGCAAATCAATGCACATTTTCTCATAACGATGAGAAAGACAGGGAAATTGATACATACAATCTGGTCAA aaataagctaCCTTACATCGTTGGCAATTGTAGCTACGATAGTTCTCTGAAAATTTCGGATAAATATCCTAATCtttgcgata TTAAGGATGTACTAGTAAGTTGTCCTAAAAACAATGTTGAAGAAATTTGTAGCGACAAGAGATCCGTATCCGTCGGAAATggtcttaaatttttaaacgtgtACTGTAATATACGTAAAGATAACAGCCTTATATATC agaaaaaatcaatttgttcACGCAAAATGTAG